The following proteins are co-located in the Euwallacea fornicatus isolate EFF26 chromosome 16, ASM4011564v1, whole genome shotgun sequence genome:
- the LOC136343894 gene encoding protein arginine N-methyltransferase 9-like: MMRPSESRVPKILTQNALKPNKMSSNFYLNKAKECFKNNNYPDAYENFVNYFDSLEDPGSSTPAVQLGFTTLVCRIGIVLEETNDTEELLKIYLQAINFFPNNYIILNNLGGYLFKMGQVDIARTYLDKAVVCSKNYLPAEKNLMYCKWRQIPRWHFKMLNDSHRNSAYYKAITNVICKGFTDVIDLGAGCGLLSLMASEHPEVNVTAIEGNKILAKMCDNIMKKNQRTNVKVLNCFSTKLEEPPARCNLLVTEIFDCALFGERMLESLLHAHHLLITEKDDFKMVPCGARLYASAINYKDTQNFRVVNPIPMLGLSKMCIRQIDSDPYEAEDLSTKNVVYLSNPVEVFDLNFYDVLELNDISNNLEFSKIIEFECLQDEELTSIAVWFDLDLDDEITITTNPKVAERVQCWEQAVFHLVHPIKVKKGEVVQFEVTIVDNQMKLYQITKPDTCVSCWLVSKEIVSFLNDSYLVNQVLALADECMSEEFMKNFKEPHKPIMDLMCFPLLGFILAAKQDCQFYTTIKPESDFKYMNFFDHILRINNISQGKMIVVENKMSHNTTMCGIYKYLKECKACLLDPISSDGSIHPSICLKEKIRPDHPDILMMPTKVLVKVVLIFSSQLETWNVVADENVLNFKISSFMNEYTGSEHPDLDSDFKYVEYSSPITFTVDDKDYVKKTQNILVTETGHINGLYTWYEVQFYGNADFPTKDSTHIKKCCYLLDHRQVELGDIFRVVMRREGAYLDLRLED; the protein is encoded by the exons ATGATGAGACCGTCGGAATCTCGAGTGCCCAAAATTCTGACCCAAAACGCGTTGAAACCCAACAAGATGAGCAGCAACTTTTACTTGAACAAAGCCAAAGAATgcttcaaaaataacaattatccTGACGCTTACGAGAATttcgtaaattattttgacaGCCTGGAAGATCCTGGCAGTAGCACTCCAGCAGTGCAACTTGGGTTTACCACATTGGTGTGTCGGATAGGAATTGTATTAGAGGAGACCAATGACACTGAAGAACtacttaaaatatatttgcaagctattaatttttttcctaataattACATTATTCTGAACAATTTGGGaggttatttatttaa AATGGGACAGGTAGATATAGCAAGAACGTACCTGGACAAGGCAGTGGTTTGCAGCAAAAATTACCTTCCTGCAGAGAAAAACTTGATGTACTGCAAATGGAGACAAATTCCAAGATggcattttaaaatgttgaatgACTCACACCGAAATTCTGCCTATTACAAGGCAATAACAAATGTCATTTGCAAAG GCTTTACAGATGTGATTGACTTAGGAGCTGGCTGTGGTCTTTTGTCTCTTATGGCCTCAGAACATCCTGAAGTAAATGTGACAGCCATTGAGGGAAACAAGATCTTAGCAAAAATGTGTGATAatataatgaagaaaaatcaacGAACaaatgttaaagtactcaatTGTTTTTCTACGAAACTAGAAGAACCTCCAGCTCGGTGCAACCTGTTG GTCACTGAAATATTTGATTGTGCATTATTTGGAGAACGAATGTTGGAGTCTCTATTGCATGCCCATCATTTACTAATAACGGAAAAAGACGATTTTAAAATGGTTCCATGTGGGGCCCGTTTGTATGCCTCAGCAATTAACTACAAAGATACACAAAACTTTCGTGTTGTCAACCCCATACCTATGTTGGGTTTAAGCAAAATGTGCATAAGACAAATAGATTCTGATCCCTATGAGGCTGAAGATTTGTCAACAAAAAATGTCGTTTATTTATCGAACCCGGTGGAAGTGTTTGATCTGAATTTTTATGATGTACTTGAACTCAATGATATATCAAACAATCTTGAgttctcaaaaattattgag TTTGAGTGTTTGCAAGATGAAGAGTTGACTTCAATAGCTGTATGGTTTGACTTGGATCTTGATGATGAGATCACTATAACTACAAACCCAAAGGTGGCAGAGAGAGTGCAATGTTGGGAGCAGGCAGTGTTCCATTTAGTGCAtccaattaaagttaaaaagggAGAAGTCGTGCAATTTGAAGTTACCATAGTAGACAACCAAATGAAGTTATATCAG ATTACCAAACCAGACACCTGCGTGTCCTGTTGGCTGGTCTCGAAGGAAATCGTCTCATTTCTAAACGATAGTTATTTAGTGAATCAAGTTTTAGCTTTAGCTGATGAATGTATGAGCGAGGAATTTATGAAGAATTTTAAAGAACCGCACAAACCT ATAATGGATTTGATGTGCTTTCCTTTATTAGGTTTCATACTAGCAGCCAAGCAGGACTGTCAGTTTTACACGACAATAAAGCCAGAAAGTGATTTTAAGTATATGAATTTCTTTGATCATATTTTGAGGATCAATAATATTTCCCAGGGTAAAATGATAGTTGTAG AAAACAAAATGAGCCACAACACTACCATGTGTGGCATCTACAAATACCTAAAAGAGTGTAAAGCCTGCTTACTAGATCCTATAAGTAGTGATGGATCAATACATCCTTCAATATGCCTAAAG GAAAAAATTCGACCGGATCATCCAGATATATTGATGATGCCCACGAAAGTATTGGTTAAAGTGGTTTTGATATTCTCATCTCAACTGGAAACGTGGAATGTAGTCGCTGACGAGAACGTATTGaattttaagatttcttcATTTATGAATGAATATACG GGGTCTGAGCATCCGGATCTCGATTCAGATTTCAAATACGTAGAATATTCGAGTCCAATCACATTCACCGTAGACGACAAAGATTATGTGAAAAAGacccaaaatattttagtGACGGAAACTGGGCACATTAACGGCCTGTACACTTGGTATGAAGTTCAGTTTTATGGGAATGCAGACTTTCCAACTAAAg ATAGTACACATATTAAGAAATGTTGTTACCTCTTGGATCATCGACAAGTCGAATTGGGCGATATTTTTAGGGTGGTAATGCGCAGAGAAGGCGCTTATTTAGATTTGCGCCTCGAAGATTAA
- the CCHa2 gene encoding uncharacterized protein CCHa2 isoform X2 — protein sequence MICLSYKFNYIFQLIIVISFFISQAHGRIGCASFGHSCYGGQGKRSSLEHSEPNLVPNVPVLEESDPGIHGLRGTRRFTLGQYAEMNKFVKEWIINYLKNDKALM from the exons ATGATTTGTTTAAgctacaaatttaattacatattcCAACTCATTATAGTTATCAGTTTTTTCATCAGTCAAGCACATGGAAGAA TTGGATGTGCAAGTTTTGGTCATTCATGTTATGGAGGTCAAGGCAAACGAAGCAGCTTGGAGCACAGTGAGCCAAATTTAGTTCCAAATGTACCCGTTTTGGAAGAGTCAGATCCTGGAATTCATGGATTAAGAG GTACTAGGCGGTTTACCTTGGGGCAGTATGCGGAAATGAACAAATTTGTCAAGGAATGG ATTATCAACTACTTAAAGAACGACAAGGCTTTGATGTAA
- the CCHa2 gene encoding uncharacterized protein CCHa2 isoform X1, producing the protein MICLSYKFNYIFQLIIVISFFISQAHGRIGCASFGHSCYGGQGKRSSLEHSEPNLVPNVPVLEESDPGIHGLRELREQSEFVPVLGSLGTRRFTLGQYAEMNKFVKEWIINYLKNDKALM; encoded by the exons ATGATTTGTTTAAgctacaaatttaattacatattcCAACTCATTATAGTTATCAGTTTTTTCATCAGTCAAGCACATGGAAGAA TTGGATGTGCAAGTTTTGGTCATTCATGTTATGGAGGTCAAGGCAAACGAAGCAGCTTGGAGCACAGTGAGCCAAATTTAGTTCCAAATGTACCCGTTTTGGAAGAGTCAGATCCTGGAATTCATGGATTAAGAG aactgAGAGAACAGTCTGAATTTGTCCCTGTGCTTGGCTCGCTAGGTACTAGGCGGTTTACCTTGGGGCAGTATGCGGAAATGAACAAATTTGTCAAGGAATGG ATTATCAACTACTTAAAGAACGACAAGGCTTTGATGTAA
- the Stoml2 gene encoding stomatin-like protein 2, mitochondrial translates to MMFSRNLLRTVLQNKQLVNNWKQISIRHKSYTPINTVIMFVPQQEAWIVERMGKFHRILAPGLNILIPIADRIKYVQSLKEIAVDIPKQSAITSDNVTLSIDGVLYLRIVDAYLASYGVEDPEFAITQLAQTTMRSELGKISLDKVFRERESLNVSMVEAINKASEAWGMTCLRYEIRDIKLPQRVQEAMQMQVEAERKKRAAVLESEGVRAADINVAEGKRQARILASEAERQEQINKAAGEAAAIVAVAEARAKGLRIVADALQSERGSNAASLSIAEQYVRAFDNLAKTSNTLILPANAGDVSSLVTQALSVYSTVTKQQEHQRKMEFKKLLPLKQQDNLAEYFSDEDDLKKQQERLEIDLDKNVKRK, encoded by the exons ATGAtgttttcaaggaacttgctAAGGACAGTCCTTCAG aATAAACAACTTGTAAACAACTGGAAACAGATTTCAATCAGACACAAATCTTACACCCCCATAAACACTGTTATAATGTTTGTCCCCCAGCAAGAG GCTTGGATTGTTGAGAGAATGGGAAAGTTTCATCGTATACTAGCGCCGGGCTTAAACATATTAATTCCTATAGCCGATAGGATCAAATACGTCCAAAGTCTTAAGGAGATAGCTGTGGATATACCTAAGCAAAGCGCAATCACTTCCGATAATGTTACATTAAGTATAGATGgtgttttatatttaagaaTAGTTGATGCATATCTCGCCAGTTATGGCGTTGAAGACCCTGAGTTTGCTATTACTCAACTTGCACAG ACTACAATGAGATCTGAATTGGGCAAAATTTCCTTGGACAAAGTATTTAGGGAAAGGGAAAGCTTAAATGTCTCAATGGTGGAGGCAATAAATAAAGCTAGTGAAGCCTGGGGCATGACATGTCTTAGATATGAAATTCGAGATATTAAGCTGCCTCAAAGGGTACAAGAGGCTATGCAAATGCAG GTGGAAGCAGAGCGCAAAAAAAGGGCTGCAGTATTAGAATCTGAAGGAGTTAGAGCAGCAGATATTAATGTTGCTGAAGGTAAAAGGCAAGCAAGAATATTAGCCTCAGAAGCTGAGAGACAGGAGCAGATAAATAAAGCTGCTGGTGAGGCTGCAGCAATTGTTGCTGTTGCTGAAGCCAGAGCAAAGGGTCTTAGG ATCGTTGCTGATGCTCTCCAAAGTGAAAGAGGATCAAATGCAGCTTCTTTAAGTATAGCAGAACAGTATGTTAGGGCTTTCGATAATTTAGCCAAAACTAGTAATACCCTTATATTGCCGGCAAATGCTGGAGATGTATCAAGTTTAGTTACTCAG GCGCTATCAGTTTATTCAACTGTGACAAAACAACAGGAACACCAAAGAAAGATGgagtttaaaaaacttcttcCTTTGAAGCAGCAAGACAATTTAGCAGAGTACTTTAGTGATGAAGATGATTTGAAGAAGCAGCAGGAGAGATTAGAAATAGATTTAGACAAGAATGTAAAacgcaaataa
- the Tif-IA gene encoding RNA polymerase I-specific transcription initiation factor RRN3, whose translation MANKHNPKKPFKSEPYFRDKMSLKSSSSRSSVGTSSILKQTPNLKRRLTEIVSSPSKVRFQMPHLKNVKKTLEAFINKGETKAYLQLICVIRDANLVDSDLKDLLSEATECISLLNQDLRLFIEALLEIKWIDQSDEVVKDYQDFIVNLVSAHNYHARYIFSKLIGLFIPYPKDPYWPEGQIPKNDRKKCLNVHTVIKSVLAVVPMSKPLLLQTLIRQYPYYNKPVHTQEYYLHNLLTILSYQPSFRDDILDLIFSKLIIMDINAPKEVLQEELIENDEIFQMDDDNDDLKSVKTINTAYTVVDRSHLGVALDVCIDMLLDYLIGQCKTEEGDFDWDKTKKVYQAVLTAFDKLVLPTYASHHIQFVMFALCALKPSLAEAFLNYLWKKVRNPNVPIVLRQASVTYIASLVARGLFITLPLVKASMYQMAEYIHAYIANQDAVECLNSDLKAHRVFYSVCQALFYLVAFRHRDLIKSKKNIIFLESLQLGKMVANRLNPLRVCQQAVVQNFAAVTRKYQLAYCYTVIDHNKRHSMPTLYRDEKGSQIVSDQTLNDFYPFDPYVLQRSGQKINPYYRHYQEDSFNGHVDVESRESDVDDFLENINDVSNPKGSYQFSYGSSPGFKFKV comes from the exons ATGGCTAACAAACATAACCCTAAAAAACCCTTCAAAAGTGAACCATACTTTAGGGataaaatgtctttaaaatCATCCAGTAGTCGCTCATCTGTCGGAACTTCTTCGATACTAAAGCAGACCCCAAATCTCAAACGACGACTAACAGAGATAGTCAGTTCACCCTCAAAAGTCAGATTCCAGATGCCTCACTTGAAAAATGTGAAGAAAACTTTGGAGGCCTTCATTAATAAAGGAGAAACCAAGGCATACTTACAGCTAATTTGTGTTATTCGAGACGCAAATTTGGTCGATAGTGACCTGAAGGATTTACTAAGTGAAGCCACTGAGTGTATATCACTTTTGAATCAGGATTTGAGACTGTTTATTGAGGCTTTGCTAGAAATAAAGTGGATTGACCAATCTGATGAGGTGGTAAAGGACTATCAGGATTTCATTGTTAATTTAGTCAGTGCTCATAATTACCATGCAAGATATATTTTCTCTAAGTTAATTGGATTGTTTATTCCAT ATCCAAAAGATCCATATTGGCCTGAGGGACAAATTCCcaaaaatgatagaaaaaaatgtttaaatgttCACACAGTCATAAAATCTGTACTAGCAGTTGTTCCTAT GTCAAAACCCTTATTATTACAAACTCTAATTAGGCAATATCCTTACTACAATAAACCAGTACATACTCAAGAGTattatttgcataatttacttACTATTTTGTCATATCAACCATCATTTAGAGATGATATTCTTGACTTAATATTCTCAAA GCTAATTATAATGGATATTAATGCACCAAAAGAAGTTCTCCAAGAAGaactaattgaaaatgatgaaatatttcaaatggatGATGATAATGACGATTTAAAATCAGTAAAAACTATTAATACAGCCTATACTGTGGTAGATAGGTCTCATCTGGGGGTAGCATTAGATGTCTGCATTGACATGCTCTTAGATTATCTTATTGGTCAATGTAAAACTGAGGAAGGTGACTTTGATTGGGATAAAACAAAGAAGGTGTATCAAGCAGTGTTAACTGCATTTGATAAG cttGTTCTACCTACTTATGCATCTCATCACATTCAGTTTGTCATGTTTGCACTCTGTGCATTAAAACCAAGTTTAGCAGAAGCATTTCTTAATTACTTATGGAAAAAAGTGAGGAATCCTAATGTTCCCATTGTTTTAAGACAAGCATCAGTAACCTATATTGCCAGCCTAGTGGCCAGAGGTTTGTTTATCACTCTACC TTTGGTAAAAGCATCAATGTATCAAATGGCCGAATATATCCATGCATATATTGCCAATCAGGATGCTGTGGAGTGTCTAAATTCAGATCTCAAAGCTCATAGAGTGTTCTATAGCGTGTGTCAAGCCCTGTTTTATTTAGTGGCGTTTAGACACAGAGATctaattaaaagcaaaaaaa atattattttcttggaaagtcttCAATTAGGGAAAATGGTGGCTAACAGACTGAATCCTTTGAGAGTTTGTCAGCAAGCTGTGGTCCAAAATTTCGCTGCTGTAACCAGAAAATATCAATTGGCTTATTGTTATACTGTAATTGACCATAATAAGAGGCACTCTATGCCTACACTCTATCGGGACGAAAAAGGATCTCAAATCGTGTCTGACCAAACTTTGAATGACTTTTATCCCTTTGACCCGTACGTTTTACAGAG GTCAGGCCAAAAAATCAACCCCTACTATAGGCACTATCAAGAAGACTCTTTCAATGGTCATGTTGACGTAGAATCTAGGGAAAGTGATGTAGATGATTTCTTAGagaatattaatgatgtgtcCAATCCTAAAGGGTCCTACCAATTTTCTTATGGCAGTTCTCCAGGGTTTAAGTTCAAAGTTTAA
- the Edem1 gene encoding ER degradation-enhancing alpha-mannosidase-like protein 2, which produces MALAEIKILLLILALCFFQNIQALRTYTKTDLNNLRDEAKEMFYHAYDSYLKYAYPYDELRPVSCDGIDTYGSYSLTLIDALDTLAIMGNFSEFQRVVELLSTKIDFDTNINVSVFETNIRIIGGLLSAHLLSSKAGAKLEPGYPCNGPLLRLAEDVAKRLIVAFDTKTGMPYGTVNLRHGVPKGETPVTCTAGVGTFIIEFGALSRLTGDPIYEEVAMNALYALFNHRSSIGLFGNHIDTKTGKWTAQDSGIGSGIDSYFEYLVKGSILLQRPELMEMFYEVRKGIEKYMKKDDWYMWVSMVKGQVTLPVFQSLEAYWPGVLSLIGETSKAMRTLHNYHQVWQQYGFTPEFYYITQSEAGTGRESYPLRPEHIESIMYLYRATGDPFLLEAGEDILRSIKHSSRTPCGYATIKDVRDHRKEDRMESFFLAETTKYLYLLFDTDNFIHNQGEHGTLINTPNGECVIDAGGYVFNTEAHPIDPSALHCCHSMPNYNLFDFKEFQKNQHIYRGVHIKDLNKKPLDTPEDSNVTVLVLEALESVDTEANNNAEKSVIVLSEGLESLGNVSSNGEASEIETPQQKGGKLFDPQQMLERFRKENRYPRNRTWEGSYELLSCKAQKFLQRIAVMGEFFN; this is translated from the exons ATGGCCTTAgccgaaataaaaattctactTTTAATCCTGGccttatgtttttttcaaaatattcaagcTCTTAGGACTTATACTAAAACAGACCTTAATAATCTTCG TGATGAAgctaaagaaatgttttatcaTGCTTATGATAGCTACTTAAAATATGCATATCCCTATGATGAGCTTAGACCAGTAAGCTGTGATGGCATTGACACATACGGAAG TTACTCATTGACTCTTATTGATGCTTTAGACACTTTAGCCATTATGGGAAacttttcagaatttcaaagAGTGGTAGAGTTATTATCTaccaaaattgattttgatacCAACATCAATGTATCTgtatttgaaacaaatattagGATTATTGGGGGTCTTTTAAGTGCTCACCTACTTTCTAGCAA GGCAGGAGCAAAGCTGGAACCAGGGTATCCATGCAATGGCCCCCTTTTGAGGTTGGCAGAAGATGTTGCCAAAAGGTTAATTGTAGCTTTTGACACTAAGACTGGTATGCCTTATGGAACAGTGAATCTAAGGCACGGAGTTCCCAAAGGGGAGACTCCAGTGACTTGTACTGCTGGAGTTGGTACTTTTATAATTGAATTTGGTGCTTTAAGTAGATTAACAGGCGACCCAATTTATGAGGAG GTTGCCATGAATGCTTTATATGCGCTATTCAATCACAGATCTTCAATAGGCTTATTTGGCAATCACATTGACACTAAAACAGGCAAATGGACAGCTCAAGATTCTGGCATTGGTTCAGGTATTGACtcttattttgaatatttagtgAAAGGATCAATTTTACTGCAGAG ACCGGAATTGATGGAAATGTTTTATGAGGTCCGTAAGGGAATAGAAAAATACATGAAAAAAGATGACTGGTATATGTGGGTGTCAATGGTAAAAGGACAAGTAACATTGCCAGTGTTTCAATCCTTAGAAGCCTATTGGCCAGGAGTCTTAAGTCTCATTG GGGAGACTTCAAAAGCAATGAGAACATTACACAATTACCACCAAGTGTGGCAACAATATGGATTTACCCCCGAATTCTATTATATAACGCAGAGTGAGGCGGGCACAGGTAGAGAAAGTTACCCTCTAAGGCCTGAGCATATAGAGTCCATAATGTATTTATATAGAGCTACTGGAGACCCATTTCTCTTAGAGGCAGGGGAAGATATATTGAGGAGCATTAAACATAGTTCCAGAACGCCTTGTGGATATgctaca atCAAAGATGTTCGTGATCACAGGAAAGAAGACCGCATGGAGTCCTTTTTCTTGGCAGAAACCACTAAATAtctatatttgttatttgatacagataattttattcacaATCAAGGAGAACATGGTACTCTCATTAACACACCAAATGGAGAATGTGTTATAGATGCTGGCGGTTACGTTTTCAACACTGAAGCTCACCCGATAGACCCAAGTGCCTTGCATTGCTGCCACAGTATGCCTAACTACAACCTATTTGATTTTAAGGAATTCCAAAAGAACCAACATATTTACCGTGGTGTGCACATTAaggatttgaataaaaagcCCTTAGATACTCCAGAGGATAGTAATGTTACAGTTTTAGTTCTGGAGGCTTTGGAAAGTGTTGACACAGAAGCAAATAATAACGCTGAAAAGAGTGTTATAGTGCTCAGTGAAGGGCTAGAAAGTTTGGGAAATGTATCAAGTAATGGGGAAGCCAGTGAGATTGAAACTCCCCAGCAGAAAGGAGGGAAATTATTTGATCCCCAGCAAATGTTGGAAAGGTTTCGTAAAGAGAATAGATATCCGAGGAATAGAACCTGGGAGGGAAGTTATGAATTGTTGAGTTGCAAGGCGCAAAAGTTCTTGCAAAGGATTGCAGTGATGGGggagtttttcaattga